The Opitutaceae bacterium genome window below encodes:
- a CDS encoding FAD-dependent oxidoreductase, whose product MSASSPTSHSAPNSRARVIVAGAGPSGIVAAIAAAREGAQTTLLEQNGFVGGVAGMGLGLQGFYDTSARRVIGGIPWEFVRRMIDRGLCVIMRNDDDPKDPFYLSRYIRFNPELFKRTATEMLLEAGVNMVVRSMVTNIVREGSRVTGVVVENKSGSSQLSADCLVDCTGDGDLAARAGAQHEIGSRGDGVLQPMTMLFFLSHVNVPRAEQHGVLKRQPWNVVEPKRLIGKINSYRLNLMPWVGQLSQAIPEVPRITGTNFHDYGNGIFHTGNFIHISHLDGSNGDQLAKAETIGRTVVWRLVEFLQRNVPGFENVNLVQIATHVGVRETRRIHGHYYLTVEDARKARQFADNVAQCGNLMDIHDNHASDYVSLASGTQIDGGLSFGMPYRCLVPQGVDALLMAGRCVSGSREAQSSFRVMGTCMAMGQAAGTAAALTALAGTVPRLIDPQALRARLVEVDAMVDSPGIPAFAAAEDARIN is encoded by the coding sequence ATGTCTGCTTCCAGTCCTACTTCTCATTCCGCTCCCAATTCTCGAGCGCGCGTCATCGTCGCGGGTGCCGGGCCGTCCGGCATCGTCGCTGCCATCGCCGCAGCGCGGGAAGGAGCGCAAACCACCCTGCTTGAGCAGAACGGCTTTGTCGGGGGCGTCGCCGGCATGGGTCTCGGCCTTCAGGGCTTCTACGACACCTCGGCCCGTCGCGTTATCGGTGGCATCCCTTGGGAATTCGTGCGCCGCATGATCGACCGCGGCCTGTGCGTGATCATGCGCAACGACGACGATCCCAAGGACCCTTTCTACCTCTCGCGCTATATCCGCTTCAATCCCGAGCTCTTCAAACGCACCGCCACGGAAATGCTGCTCGAAGCCGGCGTGAACATGGTTGTACGCAGCATGGTCACGAACATCGTTCGCGAGGGCAGTCGCGTCACTGGCGTGGTTGTGGAGAACAAGTCCGGTTCGTCGCAGCTCTCTGCCGACTGCCTTGTAGACTGCACCGGCGACGGGGACCTTGCAGCTCGGGCGGGTGCCCAACACGAGATAGGCAGTCGTGGCGACGGCGTGTTGCAGCCAATGACGATGCTTTTCTTCCTTTCGCATGTGAACGTGCCGCGGGCCGAGCAACACGGCGTGCTCAAACGGCAGCCTTGGAACGTCGTTGAGCCGAAGCGTCTAATCGGTAAGATCAACAGCTACCGGCTCAATCTCATGCCTTGGGTCGGACAGTTGTCTCAAGCTATTCCTGAGGTGCCTCGCATCACGGGCACAAATTTCCACGACTACGGCAATGGCATCTTCCACACTGGAAATTTCATCCATATCAGCCATTTAGATGGATCGAACGGCGACCAGCTCGCCAAGGCCGAGACAATTGGCCGCACTGTCGTGTGGCGTCTCGTCGAGTTCCTGCAGCGGAACGTACCGGGGTTCGAGAACGTCAACCTCGTGCAGATCGCTACACACGTTGGTGTGCGCGAGACGCGCCGTATTCATGGTCACTATTATCTGACCGTCGAAGACGCGCGGAAGGCGCGCCAGTTTGCGGACAACGTCGCGCAGTGCGGTAACCTCATGGACATCCATGACAATCACGCATCGGACTACGTGAGCCTAGCCTCTGGCACGCAAATCGATGGCGGGCTAAGTTTCGGCATGCCCTATCGCTGCCTCGTGCCCCAAGGGGTGGATGCGCTTCTTATGGCGGGACGTTGCGTATCGGGCAGCCGCGAGGCCCAATCATCCTTCCGCGTGATGGGCACCTGCATGGCCATGGGGCAGGCGGCTGGTACCGCGGCGGCGCTGACGGCCCTGGCAGGGACCGTGCCGCGCCTCATTGATCCGCAGGCGCTGCGCGCGCGCCTCGTCGAGGTGGATGCCATGGTTGACAGCCCCGGCATACCCGCATTCGCCGCAGCCGAAGATGCACGGATAAATTGA